One segment of Akkermansiaceae bacterium DNA contains the following:
- a CDS encoding YbaB/EbfC family nucleoid-associated protein: MDIQKLMKQAQQMQAGMQKTQEELAAKNVEASVGGGKVVVVANGAGDVQSITIDPSVVDPEDVEFLQDLVLSGVQEAVSKGKEMAAAEMSKLTGGLGIPGM, from the coding sequence ATGGATATCCAAAAACTGATGAAACAAGCCCAGCAAATGCAAGCTGGCATGCAGAAAACCCAGGAAGAACTCGCTGCCAAAAACGTTGAAGCCAGCGTAGGCGGTGGCAAGGTCGTGGTCGTAGCCAACGGCGCGGGCGACGTCCAGTCGATCACGATCGACCCCTCGGTTGTCGACCCCGAAGACGTTGAATTCCTCCAGGATCTCGTTCTCTCCGGCGTGCAGGAAGCTGTCTCCAAAGGCAAGGAAATGGCCGCCGCGGAAATGTCCAAACTCACCGGTGGCCTCGGTATACCCGGCATGTGA
- a CDS encoding endonuclease/exonuclease/phosphatase family protein codes for MRRWIPRILILASLALHVFTAACYIRQPDKMAAFTVYPIWMWGMLGLFLAALAFVCWRAPLSLMLTLLWSLTILIASDESHALARIGHEAPQPGPSKPFQTQETLRICTLNWGGMKQTKDEVKHQAELIASYHPDILFLQEIHPWQARLIADAIYGGGGDYRTGADTAILTRWKVHVAIHNPMQHSQHATLQLPSSLEHPNGRLVDCVNFHLRSANTDMRLWRRSCWQGHSANRKLQRREVIYSLAVLQNSTPFPTRPVVVAGDFNSPASDPLHDLLRAHFNDSFSEAGTGWANTWHRRIPLHRIDYIYTSPLFKAVRSHTVIVPASDHRMLVSDFLLMP; via the coding sequence ATGCGCCGCTGGATACCCAGAATCCTGATCCTTGCGTCGCTGGCTTTGCATGTGTTCACCGCCGCCTGCTACATCCGCCAGCCGGATAAAATGGCGGCCTTCACCGTCTACCCGATCTGGATGTGGGGGATGCTGGGACTCTTTCTTGCCGCCCTGGCCTTCGTCTGCTGGCGAGCCCCCCTGTCACTGATGCTGACGCTGCTGTGGTCACTGACCATCCTGATCGCATCCGATGAATCACACGCGCTGGCCCGGATCGGGCACGAGGCTCCGCAGCCCGGACCTTCAAAACCATTCCAGACCCAGGAGACACTGCGGATATGCACCCTGAACTGGGGCGGCATGAAACAAACCAAAGACGAAGTCAAACACCAGGCAGAACTCATCGCCTCCTACCACCCTGATATTCTATTTCTTCAGGAGATCCACCCCTGGCAGGCACGACTCATCGCCGATGCCATCTACGGCGGCGGCGGCGATTATCGCACAGGAGCCGATACCGCCATCCTGACACGGTGGAAAGTCCACGTGGCCATCCACAACCCGATGCAGCATAGCCAACACGCCACACTCCAGCTTCCTTCGTCCTTGGAGCACCCTAACGGACGACTGGTCGATTGTGTCAACTTCCACCTGCGTTCCGCCAACACCGATATGCGCCTCTGGCGGAGAAGCTGCTGGCAGGGGCACTCCGCCAACAGAAAACTGCAACGCCGTGAAGTCATCTACAGTCTGGCGGTCCTGCAAAACTCCACCCCCTTCCCTACGCGCCCCGTCGTGGTTGCCGGCGATTTCAACTCCCCGGCCAGCGACCCACTCCACGACCTTCTCCGGGCGCATTTCAACGACTCCTTCAGCGAGGCTGGCACTGGATGGGCCAACACCTGGCACCGCCGTATCCCGCTACACCGGATCGACTACATATACACCAGCCCGCTTTTCAAGGCCGTCCGCTCACATACCGTCATCGTACCAGCCTCCGACCACCGTATGCTGGTATCCGATTTCCTCCTGATGCCGTAA
- the trpB gene encoding tryptophan synthase subunit beta, with amino-acid sequence MRVATTDTRQQLPDSHGHFGTYGGMFVPETLMDPMQVLAAEYEKAKADPEFQKELDYLLRQYCGRPTPLYYAERWTEKLGGAKIYLKREDLLHTGAHKINNAIGQILLAKRLGKKRIIAETGAGQHGVATATVCARFGMECVVYMGAVDMERQALNVARMNLLGAKVVPVTAGQATLKEAVNEALRDWVSSVEHTHYILGSALGSHPFPMMVRDFHRVIGLEAREQILEQEGRLPDLLVACVGGGSNAIGLFHPFLSDADVRMMGVEAGGEGIIPERHAARFQGGKLGVLQGSKTWLLANDDGQIELTHSVSAGLDYAAVGPEHAYLKDIGRAEYTYATDDEALAAFKELAETEGILPALESSHAMAYVSKIAPGLPKDTVIIANLSGRGDKDVEQAAKYLLNESLEE; translated from the coding sequence ATGCGCGTGGCAACGACTGATACTAGACAACAACTTCCCGACTCGCACGGGCACTTCGGCACCTATGGCGGCATGTTTGTGCCGGAGACCCTGATGGACCCGATGCAGGTGCTTGCGGCGGAGTATGAGAAAGCCAAGGCCGACCCGGAGTTTCAAAAGGAGCTGGATTACCTGCTCAGGCAGTACTGTGGCCGGCCTACCCCCCTCTACTACGCCGAGCGGTGGACGGAAAAACTCGGCGGTGCCAAAATCTACCTCAAGCGCGAGGATCTGCTGCACACCGGCGCCCATAAGATCAACAACGCCATCGGCCAGATCCTGCTCGCCAAACGACTCGGCAAAAAACGCATCATCGCGGAAACCGGCGCCGGCCAGCACGGGGTCGCCACCGCCACCGTCTGCGCGCGCTTCGGTATGGAGTGCGTTGTTTACATGGGGGCGGTCGATATGGAGCGCCAGGCGCTCAACGTGGCGCGGATGAATCTGCTGGGGGCCAAAGTCGTGCCGGTCACAGCGGGGCAGGCGACCCTCAAGGAAGCCGTCAACGAAGCCCTGCGCGACTGGGTTTCCTCCGTTGAGCACACCCACTACATCCTCGGCTCTGCCCTCGGCTCGCATCCGTTTCCGATGATGGTGCGCGATTTCCACCGCGTCATCGGCCTTGAGGCGCGCGAGCAGATTCTCGAACAGGAGGGGCGTTTACCAGATCTGTTGGTGGCCTGCGTCGGCGGCGGCTCCAATGCCATCGGCCTGTTCCACCCCTTCCTCAGTGATGCGGACGTGCGTATGATGGGTGTGGAGGCCGGAGGCGAGGGCATCATCCCCGAGCGCCACGCCGCCCGTTTCCAGGGTGGAAAACTCGGCGTCCTGCAAGGCTCCAAGACCTGGCTGCTCGCCAACGACGACGGCCAGATCGAGCTCACCCACTCGGTGAGTGCGGGGCTGGACTATGCGGCGGTGGGACCGGAGCACGCGTATCTCAAGGACATCGGTCGCGCCGAATACACCTACGCCACCGACGACGAGGCGCTTGCGGCCTTCAAGGAACTTGCCGAGACCGAGGGCATCCTGCCAGCACTCGAGTCCTCCCACGCCATGGCCTACGTATCCAAAATCGCCCCGGGGCTGCCGAAGGACACCGTGATCATCGCCAACCTTTCCGGTCGCGGCGACAAGGACGTCGAGCAAGCCGCGAAATACCTTTTGAATGAATCATTGGAGGAATGA
- a CDS encoding LpxI family protein has product MPRTIGIIAGSGIYPEEFMSAARAKAPDARLVMAAFKGETRQELADQADASAWFRVGQLGKMIKFLAKEGATEAVMVGQIAPRNLFDLRPDIRTAMLLARLKQKNAESIFGAIAEELDKDGITLLPATTFLEDIMPAAGRVCGPELKKAAIEDAQYGFNIAKETSRLDIGQTVVVRNGTVLAVEAFEGTNACIRRGGELGKGKDVTLAKVSKPNQDFRFDVPVIGPDTVKNCAQSGISVIAIEAGKTLMLGSKEVKAMCDGHKITIVALA; this is encoded by the coding sequence ATGCCCCGCACCATCGGTATCATCGCAGGCTCCGGGATTTATCCCGAGGAGTTCATGTCGGCTGCCCGTGCCAAGGCACCCGATGCTCGCCTGGTGATGGCTGCTTTTAAAGGGGAGACCCGACAAGAACTGGCCGATCAAGCCGATGCCAGCGCCTGGTTCCGTGTTGGCCAGCTGGGGAAAATGATCAAGTTTCTCGCCAAGGAGGGCGCTACGGAGGCGGTGATGGTCGGTCAGATCGCACCACGCAACCTTTTCGACCTCCGGCCCGATATCCGCACGGCGATGCTATTAGCCCGTCTGAAACAAAAAAACGCCGAGTCCATCTTTGGTGCTATCGCCGAGGAACTCGACAAAGACGGTATCACGCTTTTGCCTGCCACCACTTTCCTGGAGGACATCATGCCAGCCGCAGGTCGCGTATGCGGCCCTGAACTCAAAAAAGCTGCGATCGAAGATGCGCAATACGGCTTTAACATCGCCAAGGAAACCTCCCGACTCGACATCGGCCAGACAGTGGTTGTTAGAAATGGCACCGTGCTCGCCGTCGAGGCCTTCGAGGGTACCAACGCCTGCATCCGCCGGGGTGGGGAGTTAGGAAAAGGCAAAGACGTCACCCTGGCGAAGGTTTCCAAACCGAACCAGGATTTCCGCTTTGACGTGCCGGTCATCGGCCCGGACACCGTAAAAAACTGCGCCCAATCCGGAATCAGTGTCATCGCCATCGAGGCAGGAAAAACCCTCATGCTTGGCAGCAAAGAGGTGAAAGCCATGTGCGACGGGCACAAAATCACGATTGTTGCCCTTGCATAG
- a CDS encoding UTP--glucose-1-phosphate uridylyltransferase: protein MSDFSPFREKMEAAAVSEAAIRAFERNYQALLRNESGMIPEDSISPCDSVPMLEDVASENEGFDPSLLAKTVVIKLNGGLGTSMGLQKAKSLLPVKGDTTFLDIIAQQIIHLREETGAKVRFLLMDSFSTSEDTLEHMEAYKDHDLSGAEKIELMQNQIPKIDAETLEPVVWEKSPANEWCPPGHGDLYAALEGSGWLDALLSGGVKFAFVSNADNLGAVLDAGLLRYFAESGMPFLMEATRRTEADKKGGHLAVRNADNQLLLREVAQCADEDLGAFQNIQRHQYFNTNSLWIRLDVLKDLLNKEHGVLPLPMIKNKKTVDPRDKTSTAVYQLEIAMGAAIESFPGSGAVCVPRSRFAPVKTTSDLFALRSDAYEQTADGRIALVAARQGTPPVIDLCDEYKLVDSLEGLGMPSLLKAGKLTVRGCVRFADGVTIVGDVSFINETGETKWVAGGTYDNEEVILD, encoded by the coding sequence ATGAGTGACTTTTCCCCTTTCCGCGAGAAGATGGAAGCGGCAGCTGTTAGTGAAGCCGCCATCCGTGCCTTTGAACGTAATTATCAAGCGCTGCTGCGCAATGAAAGCGGTATGATTCCAGAGGATAGTATCAGCCCTTGCGACAGCGTGCCGATGCTTGAAGACGTGGCTTCCGAAAACGAGGGGTTCGACCCGTCCCTGCTTGCCAAGACCGTGGTCATTAAACTCAATGGTGGCCTGGGAACCAGCATGGGGCTGCAGAAGGCAAAGAGCCTTCTTCCGGTAAAGGGTGATACGACGTTTCTGGATATCATCGCCCAGCAGATCATCCACCTGCGTGAAGAAACCGGAGCCAAGGTGCGCTTCCTGCTGATGGACAGCTTCAGCACATCGGAAGATACCCTGGAGCACATGGAGGCCTATAAAGACCATGATCTGTCGGGAGCCGAAAAAATCGAGCTGATGCAAAACCAGATTCCCAAGATCGATGCCGAAACGTTGGAGCCGGTGGTGTGGGAAAAATCCCCAGCCAACGAATGGTGTCCTCCTGGCCACGGTGATCTTTATGCGGCGTTGGAAGGTAGTGGATGGCTTGACGCCCTGCTCTCAGGCGGCGTAAAATTTGCCTTTGTTTCCAATGCGGATAATCTGGGTGCTGTGCTCGACGCAGGGTTGTTACGTTACTTTGCCGAGAGTGGGATGCCGTTTCTGATGGAGGCAACACGCCGCACCGAGGCGGATAAAAAAGGTGGCCACCTTGCCGTGCGCAATGCCGACAACCAACTGCTTTTGCGTGAGGTTGCCCAGTGCGCGGACGAAGATCTCGGCGCGTTTCAGAATATCCAGAGACACCAGTACTTCAATACGAACAGCCTGTGGATTCGCCTCGATGTGCTCAAGGACCTGTTGAACAAGGAACACGGAGTGCTGCCGTTGCCCATGATCAAAAATAAAAAAACGGTCGATCCGCGCGACAAGACTTCAACGGCTGTCTACCAGCTTGAAATTGCCATGGGCGCGGCGATCGAGTCCTTCCCGGGGTCGGGTGCCGTTTGTGTGCCACGGTCCCGTTTTGCACCGGTCAAGACCACCTCCGATCTGTTTGCGCTTCGTTCGGACGCCTACGAACAAACCGCCGATGGCCGGATCGCCCTGGTGGCGGCGCGCCAAGGGACCCCGCCCGTGATTGACCTCTGTGATGAATACAAATTGGTCGATAGTCTTGAAGGGCTTGGTATGCCGTCGTTGCTCAAGGCAGGAAAACTCACCGTGCGTGGTTGTGTGCGCTTTGCGGACGGGGTGACCATTGTAGGCGATGTCAGCTTTATCAATGAAACCGGCGAGACCAAATGGGTGGCTGGGGGGACCTATGATAATGAGGAGGTGATCCTCGATTAA
- a CDS encoding GAF domain-containing protein, translating to MASVCSVLAGEFDAFCWVGFYRLLDGELVIGPYQGTPGCLRISLDRGVCGAAVRQGRTLVVDDVHTFPGHIACDGSSRSEIVVPIWDTPGMLMAVLDIDSRQPGAFDEVDQACLEQIVCRVFGSVGTTCQQVV from the coding sequence ATGGCAAGTGTATGCTCGGTTCTGGCGGGGGAGTTTGATGCGTTTTGCTGGGTAGGGTTCTATCGACTGCTTGACGGTGAGCTGGTCATCGGCCCCTACCAGGGCACTCCCGGCTGTTTGAGGATATCGCTTGACCGGGGGGTCTGCGGCGCCGCCGTCAGGCAGGGGAGGACGTTAGTGGTCGATGACGTGCATACGTTCCCGGGGCACATCGCTTGTGACGGCAGCTCGCGGAGCGAAATTGTGGTGCCGATTTGGGACACGCCCGGGATGTTGATGGCGGTCCTGGACATAGATTCCCGTCAGCCCGGAGCTTTTGACGAGGTAGACCAGGCGTGTTTGGAGCAGATCGTATGCCGTGTATTTGGCTCGGTGGGTACAACCTGCCAGCAGGTGGTGTGA
- a CDS encoding HAD family phosphatase: MTQFATLEIPQDGYDAVIFDLDGTLVDSMPAHFIAWCEALTKQDAGHVFPEDVFYAMGGRPTHDIVSELNGDLGLKMDPEEVAMDKRKAFLRHLHEVVIIEDVVNFAKSLRGKLPMAVATGGVRVEAEKVLQAVGLSDLFDEVVTASEVPCGKPAPDIYLEAAARLGVAPERCLAFEDAAAGMMAAQSAGMQVVCVPAPVRVV, from the coding sequence ATGACGCAATTTGCAACCCTTGAAATTCCGCAGGACGGCTACGATGCCGTGATTTTTGATCTCGATGGAACCTTGGTCGATTCCATGCCTGCACACTTCATAGCATGGTGTGAGGCTCTAACAAAACAGGATGCGGGTCATGTATTCCCCGAGGATGTTTTTTATGCCATGGGTGGTAGGCCCACACACGATATCGTCAGTGAGCTCAATGGTGATTTGGGTTTGAAGATGGATCCTGAAGAAGTGGCCATGGACAAACGAAAGGCATTCCTCCGTCATCTCCACGAGGTGGTGATTATCGAGGATGTCGTTAATTTTGCCAAAAGCCTGCGCGGAAAACTCCCGATGGCCGTGGCGACTGGCGGGGTTCGGGTCGAGGCGGAAAAGGTCTTGCAGGCTGTTGGACTCAGCGATCTGTTTGATGAGGTGGTTACGGCCAGCGAAGTTCCTTGTGGCAAACCCGCCCCTGATATTTACCTTGAAGCTGCAGCCCGCCTAGGTGTTGCGCCCGAGCGCTGCCTTGCCTTTGAAGATGCCGCTGCCGGGATGATGGCTGCACAATCTGCTGGTATGCAGGTGGTTTGTGTGCCAGCACCTGTAAGGGTTGTTTGA
- a CDS encoding squalene/phytoene synthase family protein yields the protein MNPLGKQILKDVSRSFYLSMRVLPMAMREPISLGYLLARASDTLADSQGLDASLRSAMLAGFEEVLKGEGRTDWLQRLRREVIHLQQHPGEKVLLENMDGVFTWLDSLLHASEVKSETHYGAPDSQSIGQGQHSAILKVIGHIVHGQRLDIDRFELQQGFRFTLDAELEEYCYLVAGCVGEFWTDVGEISLGKFSRIESARLHRWGANYGKGLQLINILRDLPGDLENGRCYLPGVEPANRDALMAQSARWRARARGYLEEGHDYACSLLHRRTRAATALPGLIGGRTLDWLDAADWQQLEQRVKIPRREVYRCVWKSFFV from the coding sequence GTGAACCCACTCGGAAAGCAAATACTCAAAGACGTATCGAGGTCATTCTACCTCAGTATGCGGGTGCTGCCCATGGCGATGCGCGAGCCCATCAGTCTGGGGTATTTGTTAGCCAGGGCCAGTGACACGCTGGCCGATAGCCAGGGGCTTGACGCCTCACTCCGCTCAGCGATGTTAGCCGGTTTTGAAGAGGTGCTCAAAGGGGAGGGGCGAACCGATTGGTTACAGCGCCTCCGCCGGGAAGTCATCCATCTGCAACAACACCCGGGAGAAAAAGTGTTGTTGGAAAACATGGACGGCGTATTCACATGGCTTGATTCCTTGTTGCATGCATCTGAGGTGAAAAGTGAAACCCACTACGGGGCGCCGGATTCCCAATCGATCGGTCAAGGTCAACACTCTGCCATTTTAAAAGTCATAGGCCATATTGTACACGGCCAGCGACTCGACATTGATCGCTTTGAACTTCAGCAAGGGTTCCGATTCACTCTCGATGCGGAGCTGGAGGAATACTGCTACTTGGTCGCCGGTTGCGTCGGTGAGTTCTGGACCGACGTCGGTGAGATTTCGTTGGGGAAATTCTCCCGTATCGAATCGGCCCGACTGCACCGTTGGGGTGCAAACTACGGCAAGGGCCTGCAGCTCATCAACATCCTGCGCGACCTGCCGGGGGATCTGGAAAACGGCCGCTGTTACCTACCCGGCGTCGAGCCGGCCAACCGGGATGCCCTGATGGCGCAATCCGCCCGCTGGCGCGCCCGTGCCCGGGGGTATCTGGAGGAAGGCCACGATTACGCATGCTCGCTGCTGCACCGCCGCACCCGTGCCGCCACCGCGCTGCCCGGACTCATCGGCGGGCGCACCCTTGACTGGCTCGATGCAGCGGACTGGCAGCAGTTGGAGCAGCGGGTCAAGATCCCGCGTCGCGAAGTTTACCGCTGCGTTTGGAAGTCTTTTTTTGTGTAA
- the dnaX gene encoding DNA polymerase III subunit gamma/tau, producing MSYQVFARKYRPRTFADVLGQDHVISTLRNAIARDRLAHAWLFVGPRGTGKTTTARILAKALNCPNGPSIDFDPDHPICKEIGEGNSLDVLEMDGASRNKVEHVRELLESVQFGPSQGKFKIYYIDEVHMLTDSAFNALLKTLEEPPEYVKFIFATTEPTKILPTIISRCQRFDLRPIPTETIAKHLQYMASREGFAIDQAAAWAIAKGADGGMRDAQSMLDQLVAFCGDTITEQNVLEIFGFTSRETVATLTTHLIKKDSPAALELIHQQAETGKELSQLLGELIGCLRALLVTRLDPSAGNEGFPTELWEPLVADSKGVPTDRILNLIDVLADTEGRMKWAANKRLHFEIGLIKAIQSLNDARISDVIKALAGASPIETNTGPASATTAAPAESPAPASATKPAPASAELPSPPPPTQGPVQPEPVQPEPTPANEPAPMTGGLDAFINDAPDTAPEPPPQLDPEPIEEEPTEKEDDAPKTDDDFYQDPLIQKALEVFEGTLKA from the coding sequence GTGAGCTACCAGGTCTTTGCCAGAAAATACCGTCCGAGAACATTTGCCGACGTTCTCGGTCAGGATCATGTTATTTCCACCCTGCGAAATGCGATTGCCCGCGACCGGCTTGCCCACGCATGGCTCTTCGTAGGTCCCAGGGGTACCGGAAAAACCACCACCGCGAGGATTCTCGCCAAAGCACTGAACTGCCCGAATGGGCCGAGCATTGATTTTGATCCGGACCATCCAATCTGCAAGGAAATCGGGGAAGGCAACTCGCTGGACGTCTTGGAAATGGATGGAGCCTCCAGAAACAAGGTCGAACACGTCAGGGAGTTGCTGGAATCTGTCCAGTTCGGTCCCTCACAAGGGAAATTCAAAATTTACTACATTGACGAGGTCCACATGCTCACAGACTCGGCATTCAACGCCCTTCTGAAAACCCTCGAAGAACCTCCCGAATACGTAAAGTTCATTTTTGCCACCACCGAACCCACCAAGATTCTGCCCACGATCATCTCCCGCTGCCAGCGCTTTGACCTCCGCCCCATTCCTACAGAGACCATTGCCAAACACCTGCAGTACATGGCATCCAGGGAGGGCTTTGCGATCGACCAGGCCGCAGCCTGGGCCATCGCCAAAGGTGCCGATGGCGGTATGCGCGACGCCCAGTCCATGCTCGACCAGCTTGTCGCTTTCTGCGGCGACACCATCACCGAGCAAAACGTGCTCGAAATCTTCGGTTTCACCTCACGTGAAACCGTCGCAACCCTGACCACCCACCTCATCAAGAAAGACAGCCCTGCTGCCCTCGAACTCATTCACCAGCAGGCGGAAACAGGAAAAGAACTCTCCCAGCTCCTCGGCGAGCTCATTGGTTGCCTCAGGGCGCTTCTCGTCACCCGGCTCGACCCGTCTGCTGGCAATGAAGGCTTTCCCACGGAGCTTTGGGAGCCCCTTGTGGCAGACTCCAAAGGTGTCCCGACGGACCGGATCCTCAACCTGATTGACGTTCTCGCAGACACTGAAGGGCGGATGAAATGGGCGGCCAACAAGCGACTCCATTTCGAAATAGGCCTGATCAAGGCCATCCAGTCCCTCAACGACGCCCGTATCAGTGATGTCATCAAAGCCCTGGCCGGTGCAAGCCCCATTGAAACAAACACCGGGCCAGCAAGTGCAACAACCGCAGCTCCCGCTGAATCCCCCGCCCCCGCGTCGGCAACAAAACCGGCACCCGCGTCGGCAGAGCTCCCATCCCCCCCTCCGCCAACCCAAGGACCGGTCCAGCCAGAACCGGTCCAGCCAGAGCCAACACCCGCCAACGAACCTGCCCCCATGACAGGCGGCCTGGACGCCTTTATCAACGATGCGCCGGACACAGCACCAGAACCACCCCCACAGCTCGACCCCGAACCGATCGAGGAGGAACCGACAGAAAAAGAAGATGACGCTCCAAAAACCGACGATGATTTCTACCAGGACCCACTCATCCAAAAAGCCCTCGAGGTCTTCGAAGGCACACTCAAGGCCTGA
- a CDS encoding TetR/AcrR family transcriptional regulator — translation MSHVPAGMTDTVKDKLINSAISVFAEHGYRHGKVADIVKGADANIAAVNYHFGSKENLFVHALRKAHRLANAAHPTKGDLPDTASAEEKIKTIARGILRRSFDPGEAGDFNRIMSKTIHVPGSPIELILNEVRSMEHDYLEAVLAELLDTGFAPLVELAKLNFFALATIISKSPRGLKGLFAHEPTEDAINELIEVQVSVVLTTIKSMARHLEQTAT, via the coding sequence ATGTCCCATGTTCCGGCAGGCATGACGGACACGGTAAAAGACAAGCTCATCAACAGCGCCATTTCGGTGTTTGCTGAGCATGGTTACCGCCATGGTAAAGTCGCGGATATCGTCAAGGGGGCTGATGCGAATATTGCAGCGGTCAATTATCATTTTGGCTCCAAGGAGAACCTTTTTGTGCATGCGCTGCGCAAGGCACACAGGCTGGCCAATGCTGCGCATCCCACGAAGGGGGACTTGCCGGACACGGCGAGTGCAGAAGAGAAAATCAAAACCATCGCCCGTGGTATTCTGAGGAGATCCTTCGACCCGGGAGAGGCGGGGGATTTTAACCGGATCATGAGCAAAACGATCCACGTTCCCGGATCGCCCATCGAGTTGATACTCAATGAGGTCAGGTCGATGGAGCATGATTATCTTGAAGCTGTGTTGGCAGAGCTTCTGGATACCGGGTTTGCACCCCTTGTGGAGTTGGCCAAGTTGAATTTTTTTGCCCTGGCCACCATTATTTCCAAAAGCCCCAGGGGACTCAAGGGGCTATTTGCGCATGAACCGACCGAGGATGCCATCAACGAGCTTATCGAAGTCCAGGTGAGTGTGGTACTCACAACCATCAAGTCGATGGCACGCCATCTTGAACAAACCGCCACCTGA
- the ispE gene encoding 4-(cytidine 5'-diphospho)-2-C-methyl-D-erythritol kinase translates to MPRKTWTAPAKVNLTLKVLGKRDDGFHELESLMVPLDLGDVLHFEKADRYRLFCDTPGVPLDETNLITMAVRCFEKQSGNPCRWEITLEKNVPHGAGLGGGSSDAATTLLALNDLEGAGLSLDELAGMGAAFGSDVPFFIYQQACMIGGRGEHVTPVDLPRVAGTRILLLKPSFGVATPDAYKNSLNAEPLYGVDYGPQKLPWGEIVNDLEKPVFYKHRFLAEIKTWLLNQPEVQAAMMSGSGSTMMAFLDDPEKAEGLLGRARQELDPTLWGKKVTIT, encoded by the coding sequence ATGCCTCGGAAAACCTGGACCGCTCCCGCCAAGGTCAACCTTACCTTGAAGGTTCTGGGTAAACGCGACGACGGGTTTCACGAGTTGGAGAGCCTGATGGTTCCTCTCGATCTGGGGGATGTGCTGCATTTTGAAAAGGCGGACCGGTATCGCTTGTTCTGCGATACCCCCGGGGTGCCGCTGGATGAAACAAACCTGATCACCATGGCGGTCAGGTGCTTTGAAAAACAGTCAGGAAATCCCTGCCGCTGGGAAATCACCCTGGAAAAAAACGTCCCCCACGGTGCCGGACTGGGGGGGGGGAGTAGTGACGCTGCAACCACGCTGCTGGCACTCAATGATCTCGAGGGCGCAGGGCTGTCGCTGGATGAACTCGCCGGGATGGGCGCGGCCTTTGGCTCCGATGTGCCGTTTTTCATCTACCAACAAGCCTGCATGATCGGTGGCCGGGGGGAGCATGTGACACCCGTCGACCTGCCCCGGGTGGCCGGCACCCGTATCCTGCTGCTCAAACCCAGCTTCGGGGTAGCCACTCCCGATGCCTACAAAAACAGCCTAAACGCCGAACCTCTTTATGGTGTGGACTATGGCCCTCAAAAATTGCCCTGGGGTGAGATCGTCAATGACCTGGAAAAACCCGTTTTTTACAAGCACCGGTTTCTAGCGGAAATAAAAACCTGGCTTCTGAACCAGCCGGAAGTCCAAGCTGCCATGATGTCTGGCTCCGGCTCCACCATGATGGCCTTTCTTGATGATCCTGAAAAGGCTGAAGGTTTGTTAGGGCGTGCCCGACAAGAGCTCGACCCCACACTCTGGGGCAAAAAAGTCACCATCACTTGA